In Chryseobacterium oryzae, the genomic stretch ATGTCTGTTCTTTAATTTTCTCCAAATCATCTTTCATCTTTACTACAAGTTTTTGAATTTCAGCATGATTGGCTTTCGATCCTAAAGTATTGATTTCTCTTCCGATTTCCTGAGAAATAAAACCTAGTTTTTTTCCGTTAAAATCTTCAGTATCCATTACTTCTTTGTAGTATTTCAAATGTTGGGATAATCTTACTTTTTCTTCAGAAATATCCAGTTTTTCGGTAAAATAAGCCATTTCCTGATAAAAACGGGTTTCATCAAGGTTTTCAAACTCTTTTAACGTTTTTTCGTAACGTTCTTTTACGGCATTAATTCTCACTTCTTCGTAAGGAAGAACCTGAGAAAGGTAACTTTCTATATTCTGAATGTTTTTTTCGAGCTCTTCGTGAAGAATTGCCCCTTCTGTTTTTCTAAATTCCTGAAATTTATCTAAAGCAGAATTCACAATTGTTGCCAAAGCTTCCCATTCACCTTCATTCAGTTCATCTGGTCTTGAGGTAATTGCGTCTGGAAGTCTTACCGCCATTTTAAGGTATTCGAAATCGGGACCGTCGTCTGCAATTTTACGAAGTTCCGAAATATAAGAATCGATAAGATTTTTATTGATTTTTACGTCGCTGCTTTCTTCAAGATTTTCCAGATTGATGTAGCAGTCTACTTTTCCGCGGATAATTCTGTCATTAAGAATTTTTCTGATTTCAAATTCTTTTTCTTTGTATCTCAACGGAACTTTGATATTCAGATCAAAACTCTTAGAATTGAGTGATTTAATATCTATTGAAATTTTTTTTCCTTCAAAAACACCTTCGGCTCTACCAAAGCCGGTCATTGATAAAATCATAGTTTTTTATTACTCTACAAAGATAAACATTTCATTTGATGTCTTGAGGAGATTTTTTTTTCGTACTTTAATTTAAACTCTGTTGAAACAATAGGATTTACGCCAATAAAAACTGAAACCAAAGTGAACACATTTTTGTAAATTCGCATCGTGAAAAATAAAATCTTAATTTCTGTAGTAGGACCCACCGGAATTGGTAAAACACGTTTGGCGATTGACTTGGCAAAACATTTCAACACCGAAATTGTTTCCTGTGATTCTCGCCAGTTTTTTAGAGAGATGAAGATTGGCACCGCTTCTCCTTCGGCAGAGGAATTGGCTGAAGCAAAGCATCATTTTATAGGAAATCTTGGTGTTGAAGAATATTATTCGATTGGGCAGTACGAAACGGATGCACTAAACAAGCTTAATGAAATTTTTGAAAATCATACTATAGCCATTCTTGTTGGCGGAAGCATGATGTACGAAAAAGCCGTAATTGAAGGTCTGAACGATTTGCCAGAATCTAATGAAGCAAATCAGAAAAAATTACAGGAAATTCTGCAAAATGAAGGGATTGAAAAACTTCAGGATATTTTGAAAGAGCTGGATCCAAGCTATTTTGAGGTTGTAGATATACACAATTACAGAAGACTTCTAAGAGCCATTGATGTTATTTGGCAAACCGGAAAAAAATATTCTGAACTGATTGCTGTGTCGCAGAATTCCCGAGATTTTAAAGTGATCCGTATCGGAATTGAAGCTCAAAGAGAAGAACTCTATGAAAGAATTAACAGTAGAGTAGACCTGATGCTGGAAAACGGTCTTTTGGAAGAAGCAAAAAGCCTCGAACACTTCAAAGATTTAACGGCTTTAAAAACCGTAGGTTATACAGAACTCTTTACATACTTTGAAGGCGATTGGGATTTGGATTTTGCCATTTCAGAAATTAAAAAAAATAGCCGAAGATATGCAAAGCGACAATTAACATGGTATCGTAAAGCGGATGATATTCATTATCTTTCTTTGGGATATTCAGATAAGGATTTTCAGGATTTATTAGAGTATATTCAGCAAAAAAAGTAAAGAATAAGATACCAGAAAAGTCCCCTGAAAAGAGGACTTTTATTGTTATATATAAAAAGCAATTACGCTAAAATTCTTTTCACCGCTTCTTTTACAGCTTCAGAATCAATTTTATATTTTTTCATCAATTCAGCTGGTGTTGCAGATTCTCCGAAAGTATCATTTACGGCAACAAATTCCTGTCTTGTAGGTCTTTTTCTTGCCAACATTCCTGCAATAGATTCACCTAAACCGCCAAGATAATTGTGCTCTTCCGCAGTTACGATTTTACCTGTTTTTTCAACAGATTTTAAGATGATTTCTTCGTCTAATGGCTTAATTGTGTGGATATTGATTACTTCACAAGAAATACCTTCTTTTTCAAGTTCGTCTGCAGCGATTAAAGATTCCCAAACCAAATGTCCGGTTGCTACTATTGTTACATCGGTACCTTCCTGAAGCATAATTCCTTTTCCGATTTCGAAAGGCATATCTTCCGGGATGAAAACAGGAACTACCGGTCTTCCGAATCTTAAATAAACCGGCCCATGATGATCTGCAATTGCAAGCGTTGCCGCTTTGGTCTGGTTGTAATCGCAAGGGTTTATTACCGTCATACCAGGAAGCATTTTCATCATTCCTATATCTTCCAAAACCTGGTGTGTAGCACCATCTTCTCCTAAAGTAAGACCTGCGTGAGAAGCACAGATTTTTACGTTTTTATCTGAATAGGCAACCGACTGACGAATCTGGTCATATACTCTGGAAGTAGAAAAGTTGGCAAAAGTTCCTGTAAAAGGGATTTTTCCCGTGATGCTTAATCCTGCTGCAAGACCAATCATGTTGGCTTCTGCAATACCTACCTGAAAGAATCTTTCTGGTGCTTTTTCAATGAATTTTTCCATTTTCAAAGAACCGATAAGGTCTGCACAAAGAGCAACTACGTTAGGATTGGTATCTGCAAGTTCAGCCAATCCGGCTCCGAATCCTGAACGTGTATCTTTTTTTTCTGTATATGTATATTTCATTTTATTTTTTTTTAAAAAGGAGGTTTATCCATTACTCCCGGAGACTTAAATTTACTTTTTTCTTTTTGCTCTCTCTCATTATTCTTTTTGATATCATTTTCGATATCATATTTAATAATGTGATTAATTTCCGTAATTTTTTTTAGTTCAAAAAAAATGACATCTTGATTTTTCTGGTTTTTTAATCCTACAATTAATCCTTTTGGAAAATTAATTTCAGAAAAAGGAACATTAAGAATCATGTTTAAAAAACCTGTGTTGTTTATTTTAGAGTCGGTATCTATATAAACTCTGAAAATAAGTTCGTTGTTTTTTAAAACAATATATTCTTTAGCCTTGAATCCATTAATAGCTAAAATTCCTTTTTTCTCGTTGTAAAAGATTTCAAATTTATTTACAACGTCATCAATTCCCCAATTATATTTATCTGTAATTGTTAAATCGAATTTGTTTTTTACGCTGCCTTCAAAACAATTATATTTTTGGTTCTGTAAGGTAACGATATTACAAGGAGTGATTTTGGATTGTTCAAAAACCAAAAAACTATTATCATTATTTACATACATTTTTTCTTTAGTTGCATAATCAATTTCATATTTTAGAGTAATTGATTTCTGACCGTAAATTACAGTATAAGCAAATATTGAAAAAACAATAAATAATGTTTTCATTCTTTTACTAATAGTCTGCCGGAGCTTCTAAGTATAATTGTTTGAATGCAGTATCCAATTGCTCATCATTAGGAGCTTTCCCGTGCCAAGCGTGTGTTCCCATCATATAATCTACACCATTACCCATAATCGTGTGAAGAATGATTGCCACAGGTTTTCCTTTTCCGGTTTCTGTTTTCGCTCTTTCCAGAATAGCAATAACCGCTTCAAGGTCGTTACCGTTTTTTTCTTCCAGAACTGTCCATCCGAAAGCTTCCAGTTTTGCATGAAGATTTCCTAGAGAAAGTACATTTTCTGTACTTCCGTCAATCTGCTGTCCGTTATAATCTATGGTAGAAATAATATTATCCACTTTTTTGGCAGCAGCATACATTAGAGCTTCCCAAACTTGCCCTTCCTGCAATTCTCCGTCACCGTGAAGTGTGTAAACCAAAGACTGGTCTCCGTCTAATTTTTTTCCCTGTGCCACACCCAATGCAACAGAAAGCCCTTGTCCTAAAGATCCCGAAGCAATTCTTACGCCCGGTAAACCTTCGTGAGTAGTAGGGTGACCCTGTAATCTAGAATCTAATTTTCTGAAAGTTTTTAATTCTTCTACCGGAAAGAAATTGAATCTTGCCAAAGTAGAATAAAAAACAGGAGAAATATGTCCGTTAGAAAGATAGAAGTGGTCTTCATTTTTACCTTCCATGGTGAAAGGAAGATTATAGTTCATCACTTTGCCGTAAAGTGCAGTGAAATATTCTGTACATCCTAAACTTCCGCCGGGATGACCTGAATTTACAGCGTGAACCATTCTTAAAATGTCTCTTCTGATTTGTGTTGCAAGAGATTTTAGCTCTTCAATACTTTTACTCATTTTTATTAGATTTATTAGAATGCAAATCTACATTTTTTTGTCGGCTTACGGAAATACAAAAATCCGGGAAATGTACCCGGATTTTGATTTTATTATAAAAAAAGGTTAGTTTTTTTATAAAATTATGTTTTGAAGTTCCTAAACAAGTTTCAGATAATTTTTATTTTTCACCAGCCACAATCCAATAAAGGTGAGTAATCCGTTCAAAATAATCAGTTCTACACCAATTCTGTAATCCGTATTTTCGGTCACCAAATAATTTATGATGTACGTTAAAACAGGAGCCAAAACAGTAACTGTAAGAATTGCATATTTTCTGGAAATCTGAAATTTTGTGAAAATCCCGAAAGCGAAAAGCCCTAAAAGCGGTCCGTAGGTATAACCCGCAACTTCCATGATTAAGTATACGATGGATTTGTCATTCAGTGCCTTAAAAACCATGATTAAGATAAAGAATATTACCGTAAATGTTAAATGGATTTTCATTCTCAGGCGTTTTTTTTCTTTTTCAGATTTCTTTTGGTCTTCATTCAAATTCAGAATGTCTACACAGTAAGAGCTTGTAACTGCAGTTAAAGCCCCATCGGCAGACGGAAAAAGTGCAGAAATAAGACCAATGATGAAAATTACCGAAATCGCCATCGGGAAATAACCATTTAATGAAAGTGCAGGAAATAAATCGTCTCCCATAATGTTGGTAATATGCCCTGAAGCATCTTTAAACCCGAAAATATGAGTCACCACTTCTTTGCCGTTTACGATATTGGTAACTTCAGAATACCCTGCGCCATTCTGTAAGGCAAAAAGATAAAGCAGACCGCCTAAGAAAAGGAAGGCGATGTTTACAAAAAGTAAAGTTCCTGCAAAAGTGAGCATATTTTTCTTGGAATTTTTAAGACTGTCTACAGAAATGTTTTTCTGCATCATTTCCTGATCTAGTCCGGTCATGGCAATGGTTATAAACATTCCACCCAAGATGGTTTTCAGAAAAAATGTTTTGGAATTAGGGTCTAAATTAATAAAATGCGTATAATTTTTATGTTCTAAAATGGTGTAAGCTTCACCAAAAGAAAGATTTAAATTGAATAAAATATATGTAATACAGGCAATTAAGCTGATAATCATAAATGAAGTCTGCAATGTATCTGTAATCACGATGGTTTTTACGCCACCTTCAAAAGTGTAGAGAAGTACCATTAATAAAAGCACCGATGCAGTTACCCAAAACGGAACACCCAAAGCTTCCAGCAGGAAAATCTGCAGTACATTCACAACCAGATATAATCTTGCCGTTGCCCCGATTGCTCTGGAAACAATAAAAAATACAGAGCCGATTTTGTGAGCTTCAACATTGAATCTTTTACCCAAATACGTATAAATTGAGGTAAGATTCATTTTATAATAGAGTGGAAGAAGAATTGCGGCAACGATAAAATACCCGATAAAAAACCCGATCACCATCATATAGTATTCAAAACCGCCGAAGATGTATTCGCTTCCCGTCATTTTTCCTACAGTTCCGGGAACGGAGATGAAAGTAACACCGCTTAAGCTGGTTCCTATCATTCCAAAGGCAACAAGCCACCATTTACTTTTTTTATTTCCGATAAAAAACGACTGATTGTCTGAATTTCGGCTGGTAAAGTAAGAAATTACCAAAAGTCCGATGAAATAAATAAATACAAACAGTAAAAGAACAGTTCCCTGATTCATGCTTTGTTAAATTTCAGCAAATATAGTTTTTTTGAAATTTAGAAAGATGAAGATGGAAGATGGAAGTAGGAAGTGAAAAGATAGAAGAGATTTCTAAAGTTGATTTCGGAAGCCAATCATCATATTGGTAAGATGGTAACAGTCAGAATATAATTTCTGAAAATTTTCTTCAGAAATATAATTTCGGTTTTTTGCTTTGTACAGGCAGGTTACAACTTCTGCACAAGAACGAATTGAGTATCCCAAAAATTTTTTAAATTCTGCGTTTGACTGAAGGATAGAACCTTCAGATATATTGAGAGCAATTGAATCAACTGCTCTCCGTATCTGACTTGTGAGATTAAATTTTTCGTCTGATGGAAATTTGATCGTTATTAGGAAAATATTTTCTCCTATCTCCATAGATTTTTGCCAAATAATCAGCTTTTCAAATTTGAAACTCATGCTATAAGTATTTTAAGATCTTTAATCTTAGTCTTCAGTTTTCCATCTTCCATCTTCTTTCCTCTTACAAAACATCCTGAAGATCTGCGTTTTTCTGAAAAGTTGCTTTTGCAAACGGACAGAGAGGAATGATTTTCTTGTTGTTTTCCCTTGCAAATTCCACTGCTTTTATGAGCATTTCTTTGCCTACTCCTTTACCGTTGTAAGCTTCTTCTACCTCAGTATGATCGATAATGAAGCGTTCTTCTCCCGCCCAAGTGTAGGTCATAAGTCCGGCTTTTTGTCCGTCAATGTAAGCTTCAAAGCTTCCGTTTTTTTCGTTGTTGTTTTGTTTTACGTCTATCATTTTATGAAAATTTGGTTTGAATTTCTATTTCGTTGGTTAACATTTTATGTACAGGACATGCATCTGCAATTGCATTGAGTC encodes the following:
- a CDS encoding YicC/YloC family endoribonuclease produces the protein MILSMTGFGRAEGVFEGKKISIDIKSLNSKSFDLNIKVPLRYKEKEFEIRKILNDRIIRGKVDCYINLENLEESSDVKINKNLIDSYISELRKIADDGPDFEYLKMAVRLPDAITSRPDELNEGEWEALATIVNSALDKFQEFRKTEGAILHEELEKNIQNIESYLSQVLPYEEVRINAVKERYEKTLKEFENLDETRFYQEMAYFTEKLDISEEKVRLSQHLKYYKEVMDTEDFNGKKLGFISQEIGREINTLGSKANHAEIQKLVVKMKDDLEKIKEQTLNVL
- the miaA gene encoding tRNA (adenosine(37)-N6)-dimethylallyltransferase MiaA, translating into MKNKILISVVGPTGIGKTRLAIDLAKHFNTEIVSCDSRQFFREMKIGTASPSAEELAEAKHHFIGNLGVEEYYSIGQYETDALNKLNEIFENHTIAILVGGSMMYEKAVIEGLNDLPESNEANQKKLQEILQNEGIEKLQDILKELDPSYFEVVDIHNYRRLLRAIDVIWQTGKKYSELIAVSQNSRDFKVIRIGIEAQREELYERINSRVDLMLENGLLEEAKSLEHFKDLTALKTVGYTELFTYFEGDWDLDFAISEIKKNSRRYAKRQLTWYRKADDIHYLSLGYSDKDFQDLLEYIQQKK
- a CDS encoding transketolase family protein is translated as MKYTYTEKKDTRSGFGAGLAELADTNPNVVALCADLIGSLKMEKFIEKAPERFFQVGIAEANMIGLAAGLSITGKIPFTGTFANFSTSRVYDQIRQSVAYSDKNVKICASHAGLTLGEDGATHQVLEDIGMMKMLPGMTVINPCDYNQTKAATLAIADHHGPVYLRFGRPVVPVFIPEDMPFEIGKGIMLQEGTDVTIVATGHLVWESLIAADELEKEGISCEVINIHTIKPLDEEIILKSVEKTGKIVTAEEHNYLGGLGESIAGMLARKRPTRQEFVAVNDTFGESATPAELMKKYKIDSEAVKEAVKRILA
- a CDS encoding transketolase produces the protein MSKSIEELKSLATQIRRDILRMVHAVNSGHPGGSLGCTEYFTALYGKVMNYNLPFTMEGKNEDHFYLSNGHISPVFYSTLARFNFFPVEELKTFRKLDSRLQGHPTTHEGLPGVRIASGSLGQGLSVALGVAQGKKLDGDQSLVYTLHGDGELQEGQVWEALMYAAAKKVDNIISTIDYNGQQIDGSTENVLSLGNLHAKLEAFGWTVLEEKNGNDLEAVIAILERAKTETGKGKPVAIILHTIMGNGVDYMMGTHAWHGKAPNDEQLDTAFKQLYLEAPADY
- a CDS encoding sodium:solute symporter, whose product is MNQGTVLLLFVFIYFIGLLVISYFTSRNSDNQSFFIGNKKSKWWLVAFGMIGTSLSGVTFISVPGTVGKMTGSEYIFGGFEYYMMVIGFFIGYFIVAAILLPLYYKMNLTSIYTYLGKRFNVEAHKIGSVFFIVSRAIGATARLYLVVNVLQIFLLEALGVPFWVTASVLLLMVLLYTFEGGVKTIVITDTLQTSFMIISLIACITYILFNLNLSFGEAYTILEHKNYTHFINLDPNSKTFFLKTILGGMFITIAMTGLDQEMMQKNISVDSLKNSKKNMLTFAGTLLFVNIAFLFLGGLLYLFALQNGAGYSEVTNIVNGKEVVTHIFGFKDASGHITNIMGDDLFPALSLNGYFPMAISVIFIIGLISALFPSADGALTAVTSSYCVDILNLNEDQKKSEKEKKRLRMKIHLTFTVIFFILIMVFKALNDKSIVYLIMEVAGYTYGPLLGLFAFGIFTKFQISRKYAILTVTVLAPVLTYIINYLVTENTDYRIGVELIILNGLLTFIGLWLVKNKNYLKLV
- a CDS encoding four helix bundle protein yields the protein MSFKFEKLIIWQKSMEIGENIFLITIKFPSDEKFNLTSQIRRAVDSIALNISEGSILQSNAEFKKFLGYSIRSCAEVVTCLYKAKNRNYISEENFQKLYSDCYHLTNMMIGFRNQL
- a CDS encoding GNAT family N-acetyltransferase: MIDVKQNNNEKNGSFEAYIDGQKAGLMTYTWAGEERFIIDHTEVEEAYNGKGVGKEMLIKAVEFARENNKKIIPLCPFAKATFQKNADLQDVL